From the genome of Scleropages formosus chromosome 22, fSclFor1.1, whole genome shotgun sequence:
CAGTATATTCCGTTCGCCGTACCCCCGAAACAGCCTCTTTACTATCGATTAGTCACATATGTAAGGCTGACCACTTGTAAAAACTCCGGAGGGATGGTGTGGTTTTTGTCTGAGACATGGTTGCTAATGAATGTAGGAAAATGTGGCGTGACACCCCCATGGTAACCTCCTGCTGTGGGAGTGGGCTCTCACAGTGCCTCATGCGCTCATAGCAGGTGGAGCGCGATTCGATTGCCCTGCTGCTACACAAACATTGACACGGCAAACTGGTGTGACAGCAGGGACTGTCCTCTTTGTCCTGTTGTCCTGGCCTCTTTGCACACGCTTCTTCAGTGCTCTTTCATTACCTCGTTTTGTTGCCATtgcaaaccctaaccctcaacTTTCTGGacataaaaaattatttgtgattCGCATACTGTCATTTTGAAGATATGTAGATCGTATACGTCAAAAGAGCTCTCCATTTTATCAAAGTGCCAAACAAACTATGCTGCATCAAGCAAAATTACGGCAGCAAAGGTGATAAATCAGCAAAACATCACTAAAAATAAACCAACAAACTAGAAAATTCTACCCACTGTGTGAAATTGATTCTCCggctttaaataaaatagctaATGATCACATCCGTGCTTTACATCCATCATTAAAAATTTATGAAACTGCTGCTAAGAAGAAAAAATTGAATTATTAGTTTGAAAAGAAACGATGTGATTTTAGGTGTATAACTGAACTAAGTGATCATATGGTTCAGTTCTCAGCCTCAACCACATGGTCACTTAGTTCAGCTTTACACTTAAATTCCCATCAGACTTTGAATTCTATGAACAGTTTTACTATGGTTTAAATTAGTCTGTCTTAAAGCTGATCCAAATTGCAGCTGCTCATCTTTTCATGGTGGTCCTCATTGCTCTTCGTTGGTTCCAGAGTTAAGCTCGAGATGTTGCCTCAAGCTTACCAGGCAATGGTTGGGACCTGAGtatctcctgttttttttccacagagaaaCTGGTTTTTGAGCAGCTCTTCTTAAGGTCGTTCATTGTCCTGCTATCATTCCACAATTTGAAGCAATTGTGCAGCGCAAGTCAAAActccaaaatgcctttttttcttctgatagTCTTTAAACTGTACTACAGCATGTGATTATACCCATATGACTACTTAAGCATTAATTGTGATAGAAACACaacattgcattattttcacaACCATATATAAATTCCTGTATTATGTCTTTTTGTAAGTGCAGAGGATACCATGTCTTATAAGTCTTCTCTGAATGGAAAACAGCAGCTCAATGTGCAGTTAGACAGTGCTTCTTGAAACTATGTGAACCCCCTATGTCCCTGTGTTTTACCAAAAACTTATTTACTCGGAAGCACTCTTTCTCATCAGATATAATAGATGTGCAATTACCTGTTCCATATAATGCTTTAGAGGGAATCATGTATTTGGTGGAAAAACGGAAACAGTGTAGGTGCtcaaataagtgaaccccaagacCACATTATATGGAATTGgtaataagtgaagcccaagttcaCTTATTGGCTAAACCAAGTAAGAAGGAATCAGGTGTCTAagtcataatcatttattaattttatgtgtttaagatttagatttacaccatatttgaatattttatgcaagaataatgaccctTCCTGTAGTGTTCAAGTACTTTAAAGCAGCACAGtgtgaatgtaaaattaatgctTAATCTGTCAGttatgtttatatacagtataatatgaTAAGCCTACGTATAAAGAGAAAGATATCTGTAAAGATTCACACAGTGTGGGAAAATGAGTGAATGGAGTgagtatatttgtatttttagtaAAACAGCAAAAGTGCAATAGCTTCTTATTTGACTGCTTTTTTAATGAACATAAtattcagaaagttttttttttttccttgtgaatGGAACACTGGAAATGTAACCAccataaattgttttttattttccagccaTCCTATCATCACAGGGGTTATTCTTCTCAGTAGAAGGGGGGCAGTCTTTGGGCAGCAGTCCAGTAACAGACCTGTGACCTACTGAAGCTGACAAATACCTGCAGTCAAATAACCTGCTTAATTACAGGATTTTGAGATGACAGGAGTTTATTTGCCATCAGTCTTTGGTTTGTGTTACTTTGTTATAAGAGGCAGCCACAATATTTGTAGAAGCATTTCCAGAAGATTAAGAAAAAAGCCCCCACTAAAGCAAACTGCAGAGCACATGACCAGCATTTAGAGTGAAACCCATCACAAATTTTCTTTCCCTCATACTAACCTTTTGTAGATAAATAGCAAGTTGTTTATTTTCTCATCAGTTGCTTGTAACACTTgaataattttcactgcatAATCATATTATTGTAAACGTAGGACAAATaacacatgaaattaaaaaatctctacattaaataaaatataataaattttgcatttaactCAGTACATAATATGTgcactaaaaataattttgtcagaAAACATGATCTATGCTCTTTGCAGAGATATTGAAAACATGGGCTACATTTTCAATAATACAATGATAGAGCACCACCAAAGGGGGGATCCAAGTACTATATTGATCAGTTTCATGGTAGAAGAGCTTTAGGAATGTTTCTCTTATCCAGGCTTTATCTAAAGCAAGGAATCACAGTTCAGCCTACACTCTACTTCATTCTGAACTTAATTATCTCTGTCTCTATCTCTTCCTCTATCTCTGTCTCTATACATCTCTTACTTGAGAAATGCAGCTCTAGAACTTCAACTTTAATATAGTATAGTTCATGCACCTTTTCATTTGATGCAGTAGATattactgaaaaactgtttcttaatatgaaaatgacattttgggACTCATttgcatctaatttttttttcattttcattgcaaGGACTGTTACTCATACATTAACCTTCATCAGATATTCTTGGGTTATTTACTAAACAATAATAACTCTTAAATTCTTGAGTGAGTAATTTGGTTAACCCTAAATCATTCTTTTCATGGCCCTAGGAGATTAATAATGAATTTCTTATTATGCTAATGAGTGCCTGTTTCTAATATgtaacagggtttttttttaaaaaaaaaaaacaaaaaacagaaatagcaGTGACCTAATGACTGACAGTCACAACTGAGCAGACAATTTTGGACACAATTTCCACTTTCCAGAAATGCATTCTCTTTGCTTCAGGCACACAGGATTAACTAACATACTGTAAATTGGCATGATCTATTGAGAGACCATGTCCTGCTGATTTCTAGTTTGTTTTCGGTGGAACTTTGGAGTGTAAAAACATACTGTGCATTTCAACAGTAAACTGATTTGAATATAATCAAATTGTCATTATAAGAGCTAAACATATAACCTAATGGAAATCTGGTGTTGTCATTCATGGGTGAAGGACAGAGAATTAAGAAAAACCATTTTACAACAGagtactctgtgatggactggtgtcctggtgTACCCCGCCATCAGCCTTACACCCAATGCTTCCAGATTAGGccccagttcactgtgaccctgctcaggacaagtgactATTGAAATGGAATGGGTGGATCTTAAAATAGACTTCAAAAAAGTGCTGTTACTGTTTTAAACATAGCAAATCTAATTTTCTGAGAAATGACTGTGCTTAAAACTAACCTTGGGCTTACACTGGGGTGAAAGCCTATATCGCTCTGTGTTGTGTGTCAGACGTTCCACATGTACTTTGGTCTTTGTGACCCTTCTGCATTCTCAAGGTCTTAGCCAGTATTTGCCGGGGCAGCATAgggcacagtgaatagcgctgctgtctcacagcgccggggtggtgggagaggacatgacttcgatcctcgctcagcctatgtggagtttgcatgttctccccgtgtctgtatgggtttcctctgggtactctggtttcctcccacactcaaaagacatgctgttcaggttcccccatggtgtgtgagtgacagagagagtgtgttccactgatgtatggatgagtgacacagtgtaagtagtgtatctagcagtgtaagtcaccttggtgaataaggtgtgtgggctgataacactacatggagttcattggaagtcgctttggagaaaagcctctgctaaataaataaatgtaactttcaaTTTCATCTATTgcgaataataaaaaaatcctttagAGGGAGCTGTTGTTATGCACAACCACGCTGCCTCAACAAAGCGATTGTTAACTTGACCAGCTCAAGGAAGTTCTTATTTTAAATCACCCTGTCTAATCTATTTAAGgctgaaattttgaaaataagaaACAATGCATATAACAACTGTGTGCTATTAAAAAATCACAACTTTCTCACTCAATTCATGAACAACCTCATTTGCCCTTTCTTTAGAACAACCTCAGTTTatgagggaagaaaaaatcaaTTCCTTATTCTTCAGACTAAATAAAACAACTGCAGCATAATTTAGCTTTCATATCAAAATAGGTCCCCGGGATTGGAAAGATCAGTCTTATATTTATTAAAggtactgcacacacactttgaaaaTATACTGCAGCTACGATCACAAAAAATCACAGAATTATGATTAATTCTTGTACTGAAGAACTGAATAATACACAAAAAGGTGATTACTCTGACACTGCAGCTTTTCCTGTTAATAGACTGCTGGAAAGCACATGTGCAACTGTGGCATGGTGGAAGGGGTTCCACATGGTCTTCAACAAGTAATCACAAATATTGTGCAGGTGGAGAAAACTGCATGATCACTGATCACACAGAACATCTGGTGTGGTgatacactgttttaccctgttttgcTCCCAGATAGGCACTGCCGGAGTCTGATGTTTCATCTCCACCTTCTTATTCTTATTCAAAGGTGACTGAACAAACCATCAAAGACCATTTCGATTGCATAATTAGATTCTGCTCTAAGATTTATAGATGCCGAAAAGGATCTACCCCAGAGTGTTACTGTACATTACGACCGAAGTTTACTGCAGAATACCACACAAACACGATCCATTCCTTAGTACGCTACTGAAAGCTGCTGTAAGTTAATCCTTAACAAATGTTGTGTAAGATAATACAAACATCAAGAAATGGCCTGAAACTGTTTCACCCACAGTGCATATTTTTGAAAGCACGCTCTGTATCTTTGTATAATTGAAAAATGGTGCCTTTTCAAAATAtggacacacgcacgcacgcacgcactttcagaaccgctcgtcccatacggggtcaccggagcctacccggcaacacagggtgtaaggctgaagggggaggggacacacccaggaggggacaccagtccgtcacaaggcaccccaagcgggactcgaaccccagacccactggaaggCAGGACTggggcccaacccactgcgccaccgcaccccctacaaaaTATGGACATTCTTTTGTTAAATAGACGTCCTCAATTAATTGTGCCACACtttctttacaaaaacaaagtacagtGCATACATTGGGACTATTTCTAAATAATATCAAGCAGCAATGTCTGTATGTACAAACACAGTGACATTGTTTTTCTCGCACATCAGTAAAGTGTTTTACGTCCATTACTGTAGTTCTCATactgtaaaaaaacattttctggcAAAGAACATTTTTGGAATAATTATTAAAGTGGGTTGTGAGGAGCAGATGACAAAACACTGAGGAAAAGGTAAACAAATTCTGTTCTGGTTTTGTCTAGACTCACGCCATATGAATGCAAATAGCTTCATAATAAATCATCATTTGCAGTTCATATTCTATCTACTTGCATACACATTTCCTTGGTGTATTGCTGCAGAAGTCAATTTTAGTTGCTGTGGACCACACAAATGTCAGTAATACCATGGACCTAGcgcacacagaaaacacaagcacacactcACGGAAATACTGCCAttagtgtaaataaaactgagGGATCAAAGCATACTATAGTATATGTGAAAAACATGTGATTCCGTGCCATTTTATAATCTGGCACAGTAGAAGTGACTGGCTGGCCTTGATCCTTTTGATAACAGTGGGAAAGAACACACCTGTTATACATTCAGCGAACGTAAGTGACAAACTAAAGTTCCCTGGACCGAATATATAAGGGGGTCAGAAAATCCCACCTCATCATAGACTCCCGAAGGCCCACGGACATGCTGAGGTTTCTCCTGCTGAGTGCTTTTGTGGCACTGGGTAAGAACCATCTTCTCTACAAAGATTTGCACAAGACCACATTACCATTAGGCATTATTATATCCATTGGAAAGACCtagagctgcatttttttcacaaaagcaaacTAGTTCTCACATTGTCCCTGTAAGTAAGTgtcctgtgtttttctgcagtgcTCTCTGAGCCCAAGCCAGAGCCCCGTTATGTGGAGGGAGTGGAGGATAGGGTTGTGGGGGGTACAGTTGCCCAACCCCATGCCTGGCCCTGGCAGGTACAACACACACCAGTGTTCCATGCTTCTGTCAATGTCAACGTCAACATTCTTTCCTTAAATTTTTCTCTGCCAGTTTTTCAtgactttattcacatttctgtTGCACAAGCCTTGTACTTGCTTCTGGAAATGACAGTTGAGTGAATAATTATGGAAATGTAATATACCTCCTGCCCTGTGTCTCAGATCTCCCTTCAGTACCTGTCAGGTAGTTCCTACTACCACACATGTGGAGGTTCTCTGGTCAGGAGAGGCTGGGTGATGACAGCTGCCCACTGTGTGGACAGGTGAGTTAGGGGCCTAAGCTGGCATATCCTTTGTTTGCATGTCCTCCAAAACCATGGTCTATTTTGAAAGTAGCAAGTAGTGCAGTCTTTAGGGATGCTGGCTTGCAAACTGAAGGTCTCCAGTTTCAATCCTCATTTACTTTAAATGCCCTTGACGAAAGTGCTGATCATGAGTTGCTCctttaaaaataccctgctgtataaaagggaatATAATTGTAGCTTGTGattattgtaatattgtaaGGCACCTTGAACAGAGTCTTCACCTCAGTGACAGTTTATTATAATGActgaatttcatatttatattcattagcaatgatgtgtgtgtgtgtaaaagtaacACAGACTGTATACCCTAACAGTCTCTGTTTTCTGTACCGTACTGCTCTGTAGAACAAGGACTTGGCGAGTGGTTCTTGGCGATCACAACATCTATGTGAGTGAGGGCACAGAGCAGGTGGTCGGTGTGAGCGGTGTCTACATACACCCTAACTGGAACTCCAACAGTGTCGCCAATGGGTGAGTGAATTAGCCAGGACAGTTTTAATCTCTTAAAATTTGGGAAGTACTGTGGTACCTTTTTTgcttaattacagtaaaattagtcATAATTCAActcaaaatttgcatgttctgttgTCAAAACACAGTACAGAGTGATGAAGTGGTACAGCAGTCATTTGTGGAAGAAAGCAGCGATCAGCATTTTTCATATCCTCCTTTGCCATGAAAACTGTGCAAGCGGTCAAAATGAGATGAATTCGGTTCTAGAGCCTGAACCGACCTACCCATGATAtccaaaaaattatttgtggtAGAGAAGGCAGGTCACCTGTATAAATTCTTTGTCAAAagaccacccacacacacacacactgtctgaaccgcttgtcccatacggggttgcggggagccggagcctaacccggcaacacagggcgcaaggctacagggggaggggacacacccaggacgggacgccagtccaccgcaaggcaccccaagcaggacttgaaccccagacccaccggagagtaggacccggttcaacccactgtgccaccgcgccccccccttaTAAAAAGACCacagtcccaaaaaaaaaaaaaaaaactttaaataggTACCCAAAAGTGACCAAAAAATGAGTTTATGGAGTATTTATGTGACGTGCTTTAAATGACACTAAGGTGGTTGTTATTTCGTCATCATCTGAACACCCGTATGGCTCATCTACCTCCCCTCAGGTATGATATCGCTCTTCTCCGTCTGTCCTCCGATGTCACCCTCAACTCCTACGTGCAGCTGGCTTCTCTGCCCCCATCCGGTCAGATCTTGCCCAACAACAACCCCTGCTACATCACAGGCTGGGGCTACACCCAGAGTGAGTATAACACTTTACCTGGGTGATTTACagccttattttttattgtcatgttacctgtttactgcattctgtgtgttttcgtgTGCTATATGCATGTTTGAAACGAGATTTGTTCTTACTGTGTGACACCTTAGCCATCCCTGACTGTGTCGGCCTTGGTCTCTGCAGGTGGGGGTCAGCTATCTGCCTCTTTGAAGCAGGCGTACCTGCCTCTGGTGGACTACAGCACCTGCTCCAGGAGTGACTGGTGGGGCAGCACTGTTAAGACCACTATGGTCTGtgcagggggcagcagtgaCTCTGGCTGCCAGGTGACTCAGCCCTTATTACTACAACATTaacaaaagtataaaacataactttttTGATAAATCGAGGGAAATATTcatatctgtaaatattttaaaggtgtTAAAATTCTAGTGCTACATCTCAAACGGTTCGATTCAAGTTCTGAGGATCAAGATGAGATATCCAAAAACTTGCCTTTTGTTAACTCAAAGTCTGTTACTTTTCAGGGTGACTCCGGTGGTCCACTGAACTGTCAGGTCAACGGACGCTACTACGTCCATGGCGTGACCAGCTTTGTGTCCTCCCTCGGCTGCAACACACTGAGGAAACCCACCGTTTTCACCCGAGTCTCGGCTTACATCGGTTGGATGGAAGGAGTGAGTACCTGTAGGCTCCTACTGGCCAATCACACGGAGTCACTATTCACGAGAACCAATGAGAATTGTTTGTCTTAGAACAAGTGTACTTTTACAACTGGGGCAGTTGGTGGCACTGTGTTTTTGGCCATTGGCTTTCAAGctgaatttttctgctttca
Proteins encoded in this window:
- the LOC114909358 gene encoding elastase-1-like, with protein sequence MLRFLLLSAFVALVLSEPKPEPRYVEGVEDRVVGGTVAQPHAWPWQISLQYLSGSSYYHTCGGSLVRRGWVMTAAHCVDRTWRVVLGDHNIYVSEGTEQVVGVSGVYIHPNWNSNSVANGYDIALLRLSSDVTLNSYVQLASLPPSGQILPNNNPCYITGWGYTQSGGQLSASLKQAYLPLVDYSTCSRSDWWGSTVKTTMVCAGGSSDSGCQGDSGGPLNCQVNGRYYVHGVTSFVSSLGCNTLRKPTVFTRVSAYIGWMEGIMGY